From one Nilaparvata lugens isolate BPH chromosome 2, ASM1435652v1, whole genome shotgun sequence genomic stretch:
- the LOC111058602 gene encoding sialin yields the protein MYILKPLKKRTILMIMLFFGFALNFLFRHAVQMALIFHGFMDVNFTSETVMEEKALVRFYYGYLFLQIPFGRLAEMFGGKTLIGYGILGASLSSLTIPYAVKIGGYESLVVVNTFLGVFLATFNPAVINLASKWIPVQERGKLISSFASLSLGNVLIVVTLQIKFLTIEILFIIPGVFGIIWCLFWYILVYDSPLTHPSITRKERNYIVLKKESQGTIYKSIGCPWFEIGFDPNVWVVFTTHTCFWIGAIFLTTRCSTYLSEAFQLNPLKDPFLMMTPFFMSFTVAFLSGFLFDFLYDLGVPLTVLQKMFTAIATFLPAIALVGFISCQSSMSCTIFFYMIGIIFLPLAVGGYYTTFLDKSPNYAATLTAISATLANIGLVAITGVMKNLDIGLNRQQQWENRHSLVSALLFTAGTIFAIFGNNKEADWNTPYEYEAV from the coding sequence atgtatatCTTAAAACCTCTAAAAAAGAGAACAATTCTTatgataatgttgttttttgGTTTTGCATTGAACTTTTTATTCAGGCATGCGGTTCAAATGGCCTTGATTTTTCATGGTTTCATGGATGTTAACTTTACCTCAGAAACTGTGATGGAAGAAAAAGCTCTTGTGAGATTCTACTATGGATATTTGTTTCTACAAATCCCTTTTGGGAGATTGGCTGAAATGTTTGGAGGAAAAACTTTAATTGGCTATGGAATATTAGGCGCGTCATTATCATCTCTTACCATACCCTATGCGGTCAAGATTGGTGGTTATGAGAGTCTGGTGGTCGTCAATACATTTTTGGGAGTATTTTTAGCAACGTTTAATCCGGCTGTGATCAATTTAGCTTCCAAGTGGATTCCAGTGCAAGAGCGAGGCAAACTTATATCTTCCTTTGCATCTTTATCATTAGGAAACGTTTTAATAGTGGTTACACTACAGATAAAATTCTTGACTATAGAAATACTTTTCATCATTCCTGGAGTTTTTGGAATTATATGGTGTTTATTTTGGTACATTCTAGTGTACGACAGTCCACTTACACATCCAAGTATCACAAGAAAAGAAAGAAACTACATTGTTCTAAAGAAGGAAAGCCAAGGAACAATATACAAGAGTATTGGTTGTCCATGGTTTGAGATAGGGTTCGACCCCAATGTTTGGGTTGTATTTACTACACATACATGTTTTTGGATTGGAGCTATATTCCTTACAACCCGATGTTCAACATATCTAAGCGAAGCGTTCCAATTGAACCCTTTGAAAGATCCATTCTTAATGATGACACCTTTCTTTATGAGCTTTACCGTTGCATTTCTGTCAGGATTCCTATTTGACTTTTTGTATGACCTTGGAGTGCCGCTAACAGtgttacaaaaaatgttcactGCAATTGCAACATTTTTACCAGCAATTGCATTAGTTGGATTCATATCATGCCAGAGCAGCATGAGCTGTACAATTTTCTTCTACATGATTGGAATAATATTTCTACCGTTAGCTGTCGGAGGATATTACACAACTTTCTTGGACAAATCACCAAACTATGCAGCCACTCTTACTGCAATCTCTGCCACATTGGCAAATATTGGTTTAGTGGCAATTACTGGAGTCATGAAAAACTTAGATATAGGTCTTAATAGACAGCAGCAATGGGAGAATAGGCACTCTCTGGTTAGTGCTCTGCTATTTACTGCTGGGACAATCTTTGCTATATTTGGAAACAAT